A genomic region of Chryseobacterium sp. KACC 21268 contains the following coding sequences:
- the ligA gene encoding NAD-dependent DNA ligase LigA — protein sequence MSENIQQKIEQLRKELNQHNENYYLMDEPSISDLEFDLLLKELQDLEAKHPEFHDDNSPTVRVGGGVTKIFPTVQHQFRMYSLDNSYDYDDLADWEKRIIKTIDEPVEFVAELKYDGASISILYENGKLVQAVTRGDGFQGDEITSNVKTISDIPVKLTGDFPERFFMRGEIYLTRKNFDKINKQREEEGLDLFMNPRNTASGSLKMQDSGEVRKRRLSSVLYQFVSQEVPAETHWELLHQAHDWGFTISEQAKLCKNLDEIKEFINFWDTERHNLPFEIDGIVLKVNSLKQQRQLGYTAKSPRWAMAYKFKAEKVETELEKVTYQVGRTGAITPVANLKPVLLAGTTVKRASLHNEDIIKKLGLHEHDFVYVEKGGEIIPKIVGVNEEKRTSDSKEIEYIKNCPECGTELIKLEDQAIHFCPNDLHCPPQVVGRMIHYVSRKALNIDNLGSETIEQLYKERLIENPADFYALTKEQILPLERMAEKSAQNIIDGIEKSKEIPFEKVLFGIGIKHVGETVAKKLVKNFNTIDDLKKATAEELCQVEDIGMKIAVSIVDFFNNPENILMLERLKSYGVQLEKGENTNEVLSNALDEKTFLFTGKLSLFTRESAEEMVEKHGGKNISAVSKNLNYLVVGEKAGSKLKKAQDIGTITILDEQEFLDLIG from the coding sequence ATGTCCGAAAATATTCAGCAAAAGATAGAACAGCTCCGCAAAGAACTCAACCAGCATAATGAAAACTATTATCTGATGGATGAGCCCAGCATCTCTGACCTTGAATTTGATTTATTATTAAAAGAACTTCAGGATTTGGAGGCCAAACATCCCGAATTTCACGATGACAATTCTCCGACTGTGCGTGTGGGTGGCGGTGTAACCAAGATTTTTCCGACCGTTCAGCATCAGTTCAGGATGTATTCTCTTGATAATTCTTACGATTATGATGATTTGGCAGACTGGGAAAAGCGCATCATTAAAACCATTGATGAGCCTGTAGAATTTGTAGCTGAATTAAAATATGACGGTGCTTCGATTTCAATTCTGTATGAAAACGGAAAATTGGTTCAGGCAGTGACGCGTGGCGACGGTTTTCAGGGTGACGAAATTACTTCCAATGTGAAAACCATTTCAGATATTCCTGTAAAACTGACCGGCGATTTTCCTGAACGTTTTTTTATGCGTGGAGAAATTTATCTGACAAGAAAAAACTTCGATAAAATCAACAAACAGCGTGAAGAAGAAGGCCTTGACCTTTTTATGAACCCAAGAAATACAGCAAGCGGAAGTCTGAAAATGCAGGATAGTGGTGAAGTTAGAAAACGCAGACTGTCTTCGGTTTTGTACCAGTTTGTTTCGCAGGAAGTTCCGGCGGAAACCCATTGGGAACTGCTTCATCAAGCTCACGACTGGGGATTCACAATTTCAGAACAGGCAAAACTCTGCAAAAATTTAGATGAAATAAAAGAATTCATCAACTTCTGGGATACGGAAAGACATAATCTTCCATTTGAAATTGACGGAATTGTTTTGAAAGTCAACTCATTAAAACAGCAGAGACAGCTTGGTTACACTGCAAAATCGCCACGTTGGGCGATGGCTTATAAATTTAAAGCTGAAAAAGTAGAAACCGAACTTGAAAAAGTAACTTACCAGGTCGGAAGAACCGGAGCGATTACGCCTGTGGCGAATCTGAAACCCGTTTTATTAGCCGGAACGACCGTAAAGCGCGCATCTCTTCACAACGAAGATATTATTAAAAAACTCGGTCTGCACGAGCACGATTTTGTGTATGTGGAAAAAGGCGGTGAAATTATTCCTAAAATCGTCGGCGTTAACGAAGAAAAAAGAACTTCTGACAGCAAAGAAATTGAGTACATCAAAAACTGTCCGGAATGCGGAACTGAACTGATAAAACTGGAAGACCAGGCGATTCATTTCTGCCCGAATGATTTGCACTGTCCGCCTCAGGTGGTCGGGAGAATGATTCATTATGTTTCCCGAAAGGCTTTGAATATTGATAATCTGGGAAGCGAAACCATCGAACAGTTATATAAAGAAAGACTGATTGAAAATCCTGCAGATTTTTATGCTTTAACAAAAGAGCAGATTCTTCCCCTGGAAAGAATGGCAGAAAAATCGGCTCAGAATATTATCGACGGTATTGAAAAATCGAAAGAAATTCCTTTTGAAAAAGTACTGTTTGGAATAGGTATCAAACACGTTGGAGAAACGGTTGCGAAGAAATTGGTGAAAAATTTCAACACGATTGATGATTTGAAAAAAGCGACTGCAGAAGAATTGTGTCAGGTGGAAGATATCGGGATGAAAATTGCGGTGAGCATCGTTGATTTTTTCAATAATCCTGAGAATATTCTGATGCTGGAAAGATTAAAATCTTACGGCGTTCAACTGGAAAAAGGAGAAAATACAAATGAAGTTTTATCCAACGCTTTGGACGAAAAAACGTTTTTGTTTACCGGAAAATTATCACTTTTCACAAGAGAATCGGCAGAAGAAATGGTGGAAAAACACGGCGGAAAGAATATTTCTGCGGTTTCTAAAAATCTGAATTATCTGGTGGTTGGAGAAAAAGCAGGGAGCAAATTGAAAAAAGCACAGGATATTGGGACGATTACTATTCTTGATGAGCAGGAATTTTTGGATTTGATTGGATAG
- a CDS encoding DUF1349 domain-containing protein — translation MKKIILSSIIFLNLFSGLKAQSLEKMTWFNEPSQWEIKDKKLIMNVTPQSDYWRISHYGFTVDDAPFYYSTYGGEFETKVKITGDYKARFDQMGLMLRIDEQNYIKAGVEFVDGKFNLSTVVTHKTSDWSVIVLEKTPPFVWIKAVRRLDAVEIFYSFDDKEYVMMRNAYLQDNTPVQVGFMAASPDGNGFKATFENFSVKHLPDQRRLEWLKKNQN, via the coding sequence ATGAAAAAAATAATACTGTCCTCCATCATATTTCTGAACTTGTTTTCAGGACTGAAAGCCCAATCTCTTGAAAAAATGACTTGGTTCAACGAGCCTTCTCAGTGGGAAATCAAAGACAAAAAACTGATAATGAACGTCACGCCACAAAGTGACTACTGGCGGATTTCACACTACGGTTTTACTGTTGATGATGCACCATTTTATTACTCAACGTATGGCGGAGAATTCGAAACCAAAGTGAAAATCACGGGCGATTATAAAGCCCGCTTCGACCAAATGGGACTGATGCTGAGAATTGACGAACAAAATTACATCAAAGCCGGCGTAGAATTCGTGGACGGAAAGTTCAATCTGAGTACCGTCGTGACGCACAAAACCAGCGACTGGAGCGTTATCGTTTTAGAAAAAACGCCACCTTTTGTCTGGATAAAAGCAGTACGAAGACTCGATGCAGTCGAGATTTTCTATTCATTCGACGACAAAGAATATGTGATGATGAGAAATGCCTATTTACAGGACAACACACCTGTACAGGTCGGATTTATGGCGGCAAGTCCGGATGGAAACGGCTTCAAGGCTACTTTCGAAAACTTCTCTGTAAAACATCTTCCCGACCAACGCCGGTTGGAATGGCTGAAGAAAAATCAGAATTAA
- a CDS encoding sugar O-acetyltransferase yields the protein MNNLNEKEKMLSGEIYDASDKHLIKERNIAKDLCFEYNHLQPSKLKERKALIKKLFGKTGKMFHIEQPFYCDYGYNIEIGENFYTNVNVVILDCAKVSFGDNVMIAPNCGFYTAGHPFDVEQRNKALEYAYPIKVGNNVWIGAGCTILPGVTIGDNTVIGAGSVVTKDIPANVLAVGNPCKVIREL from the coding sequence ATGAATAATCTGAACGAAAAAGAAAAGATGCTGAGCGGAGAAATCTATGACGCGTCAGACAAACATCTCATCAAAGAACGAAATATCGCCAAAGACCTCTGTTTTGAATACAATCACCTTCAGCCTTCCAAGCTTAAAGAAAGAAAAGCCTTAATCAAAAAACTCTTCGGCAAAACCGGGAAAATGTTCCACATCGAGCAACCTTTTTACTGCGATTATGGCTACAATATCGAGATTGGCGAGAACTTCTACACCAACGTCAACGTCGTGATTCTTGATTGTGCAAAAGTCAGTTTCGGAGACAACGTGATGATTGCACCCAACTGCGGATTCTACACAGCTGGTCATCCATTCGACGTCGAGCAGCGCAACAAAGCTTTGGAATACGCTTATCCAATCAAGGTGGGAAACAATGTGTGGATTGGCGCAGGCTGCACCATTCTTCCCGGCGTAACGATTGGAGACAATACGGTGATAGGAGCGGGAAGCGTGGTGACCAAAGATATTCCTGCCAATGTTTTAGCGGTCGGAAATCCGTGCAAAGTCATTCGCGAACTATAA
- a CDS encoding helix-turn-helix transcriptional regulator, which produces MKTIQSDLNEKLLQQEFSSSLESENLQLQKCQEIAQHFVVLENGIAVLSDLQNNKSYVYSGKLADALDIFQEENTQEIESIWEEELFAKLNAEDVLQKHLLELQFFQFIKTIPFEEHKDYCVVSRLRIADNPNQKALLHKMFYFTNPDDKNVELALCLYHFDFLNSSLHHGMIINTANSSVIHQTEAGNSAFLSGREKEILKMIQDGKRSKEIAELLFISINTVNRHRQNMLEKLRVGNMTEACVMAAKLRWI; this is translated from the coding sequence ATGAAAACCATCCAATCCGACCTCAACGAAAAACTCCTTCAACAAGAATTCTCTTCCTCTTTAGAAAGCGAAAATTTGCAGTTACAAAAGTGTCAGGAAATTGCACAGCATTTTGTGGTTTTAGAAAACGGCATTGCAGTTCTCAGCGACCTTCAAAATAATAAAAGTTATGTTTATTCAGGGAAATTGGCGGATGCACTGGACATCTTTCAGGAAGAAAATACACAGGAGATTGAGAGCATTTGGGAGGAAGAACTTTTTGCGAAATTAAATGCTGAAGATGTTTTGCAGAAGCATTTGCTGGAACTTCAGTTTTTTCAGTTCATCAAGACGATTCCGTTTGAAGAGCATAAAGATTATTGTGTGGTGAGCAGGTTGAGAATTGCTGACAACCCCAATCAGAAAGCGCTTTTGCATAAAATGTTTTATTTTACCAATCCTGATGATAAAAATGTAGAACTGGCACTTTGCCTTTATCATTTTGATTTTCTGAACTCGTCTCTTCATCACGGAATGATCATCAATACGGCGAACAGTTCGGTCATTCATCAGACGGAGGCCGGGAATTCTGCGTTTCTATCGGGTCGGGAAAAGGAAATCTTGAAGATGATCCAGGATGGGAAAAGAAGTAAGGAAATTGCGGAGTTGCTTTTTATCAGCATTAATACTGTGAATCGGCATCGGCAGAATATGTTGGAGAAACTGCGTGTTGGGAATATGACGGAAGCCTGTGTGATGGCGGCGAAGTTGCGATGGATATGA
- a CDS encoding DHA2 family efflux MFS transporter permease subunit has translation MQDDSLVEYGFRRTIITITAIMCALLEIVDSTIVNVALNEMKGNLGATLSEVGWVITAYAIGNVIIVPMTSWLSQQFGRRNYFAASIIIFTIFSFLCGNATNIWELVFFRLMQGIGGGALLVTSQTIITESYPVEKRSMAQAIYGLGVIIGPTLGPPLGGYIVDNYSWPYIFYINIPLGIIATLLTIQFVKSPRYSEKRSISDVDWAGIGLLAAFVGSLQYILERGHEDDWFESKAIVFLTITAVVGFILFIWRELTFKYPIVELRVLKNGNLRIGTIMSFVLGFGLYGSTFIVPLYTQSILGWTALQSGALMIPAALTTAFMMPIIGQLLTRGVKQQILVALGLLIFFVYSFWGYKIITPDTGKDAFFWMLIVRGMGLGLLFIPITSLSLSTLKGPEIGQGAAFTGMMRQLGGSFGIAAITTFIANKSELYRSTLVAHLDVNDLDVQQRVAGLKASFIAKGMAPDKALQSAYQILDYGVTKQATVLSYMDVFLYLGLMFLICIPFVLFVRERKGKGEKIDLSSAH, from the coding sequence ATGCAAGACGATTCATTAGTAGAATATGGATTCCGCAGAACCATTATTACCATCACCGCCATTATGTGCGCCCTTCTGGAGATTGTAGATTCCACGATCGTGAATGTGGCCCTTAATGAAATGAAAGGTAATCTTGGTGCCACACTTTCCGAAGTGGGTTGGGTCATCACCGCTTATGCCATTGGTAACGTCATTATCGTTCCGATGACAAGCTGGTTGTCTCAGCAGTTCGGAAGACGAAATTATTTTGCGGCGTCCATCATTATATTCACGATTTTTTCTTTTCTCTGTGGTAATGCCACCAACATTTGGGAATTGGTATTTTTCCGATTGATGCAGGGAATTGGAGGTGGAGCACTTTTGGTGACTTCGCAGACGATCATTACAGAATCCTATCCGGTGGAGAAGAGAAGTATGGCGCAGGCGATCTATGGTCTGGGTGTTATTATCGGTCCAACTTTAGGTCCACCTTTGGGAGGTTATATTGTTGATAATTACAGCTGGCCTTATATTTTTTACATCAATATTCCTTTGGGGATTATCGCCACATTATTGACGATACAGTTTGTAAAAAGTCCGAGATACTCGGAGAAACGTTCGATTTCCGATGTCGATTGGGCAGGAATCGGATTGTTGGCAGCCTTCGTAGGTTCATTGCAATACATTTTGGAAAGAGGCCACGAGGACGATTGGTTCGAGAGCAAAGCCATCGTTTTCTTAACCATCACAGCAGTTGTAGGCTTCATCCTTTTCATTTGGAGAGAACTCACCTTCAAATATCCGATTGTAGAACTTAGAGTTTTGAAGAACGGAAACCTGAGGATCGGAACCATTATGTCCTTCGTTTTAGGATTTGGTTTGTACGGTTCCACGTTCATCGTTCCACTTTATACACAAAGTATTCTCGGCTGGACAGCCTTGCAATCTGGAGCTTTGATGATACCTGCAGCGTTGACGACCGCCTTTATGATGCCGATCATTGGACAATTGTTGACAAGAGGTGTCAAACAGCAGATCTTGGTAGCCTTAGGATTATTGATATTCTTCGTTTACAGTTTCTGGGGTTATAAGATCATCACACCAGACACAGGGAAAGACGCCTTCTTCTGGATGTTGATTGTCCGCGGAATGGGCTTGGGATTGTTATTTATTCCAATCACCTCATTATCATTAAGTACTTTGAAAGGTCCTGAGATCGGTCAAGGTGCCGCTTTCACAGGAATGATGCGTCAGCTCGGTGGTTCCTTTGGGATTGCCGCGATCACGACTTTCATCGCCAACAAAAGTGAATTGTACAGAAGCACACTTGTCGCACATTTGGATGTCAACGATTTGGATGTTCAACAGAGAGTTGCCGGACTTAAGGCAAGTTTCATCGCAAAAGGAATGGCGCCGGACAAAGCACTTCAGTCGGCTTATCAGATTCTGGATTATGGCGTTACGAAACAGGCTACAGTACTTTCTTATATGGATGTTTTCCTTTATTTAGGATTGATGTTCCTCATCTGTATCCCGTTCGTATTATTCGTAAGAGAACGCAAAGGCAAGGGCGAGAAGATCGACCTTAGCTCAGCGCATTAA
- a CDS encoding HlyD family secretion protein yields MAQDNIKFEQGEVPVKKKKSPVFYIVLTVAVLAAAFFGFRQYQYGQAHEETDDAQIAADVSPVISKISGYISEVKVKDNQFVKKGDTLIILDNRDQTMAVSQAEAALGTAQSNVASAHAGSEAAASGINNSRAAVQTANAQIEAAKVNVWRTEQDMKRYTELVKDHTITQQQYEQASAAYQTAQKQLQVLVDQKNQANVQTGVVTSQSNATYQNIGIANSTLKQRQVEVETAKLNLSYTVITAKESGYVSKIPVQAGQFIQAGSQLFSVVLSNQKWVVANFKETQVEKMVEGQKVEIEIDAYPDQKFQGTISSFSPATGSAFALLPPDNASGNFVKVVQRLPVKITFDNLNEDIMKKLRVGMNVQTTVSLK; encoded by the coding sequence ATGGCACAAGACAATATAAAATTCGAGCAGGGCGAAGTTCCTGTGAAAAAGAAAAAAAGTCCGGTTTTCTACATCGTTCTTACAGTTGCAGTTTTGGCAGCGGCTTTCTTTGGTTTCAGACAATATCAATATGGACAAGCCCACGAGGAGACTGATGATGCACAGATTGCAGCAGACGTGAGTCCAGTAATCTCTAAGATCTCAGGTTACATCTCTGAGGTTAAAGTGAAAGACAATCAATTCGTGAAAAAAGGAGATACATTGATCATCCTGGATAACAGAGATCAGACAATGGCAGTTTCTCAGGCGGAAGCAGCTTTGGGAACAGCTCAAAGTAATGTCGCTTCCGCGCACGCAGGTTCAGAGGCTGCAGCTTCAGGGATCAATAATTCCAGAGCAGCCGTTCAAACAGCCAATGCACAGATTGAAGCTGCAAAAGTGAATGTTTGGAGAACAGAGCAGGATATGAAAAGATATACTGAATTGGTAAAAGACCACACGATCACGCAACAACAATACGAGCAGGCTTCTGCAGCTTATCAAACCGCTCAGAAACAACTTCAGGTTTTGGTAGATCAGAAAAATCAGGCCAATGTTCAGACTGGCGTGGTGACTTCTCAGTCCAATGCGACTTATCAGAATATCGGTATTGCCAATTCTACTTTGAAACAAAGACAAGTGGAAGTGGAAACGGCTAAGTTGAACCTTTCCTACACAGTGATCACGGCGAAAGAAAGTGGTTATGTTTCTAAAATTCCAGTTCAGGCAGGACAGTTTATCCAGGCTGGTTCTCAGTTGTTCAGTGTGGTATTGAGCAATCAGAAATGGGTGGTTGCCAACTTCAAAGAAACACAGGTTGAAAAAATGGTGGAAGGACAAAAAGTAGAGATCGAGATCGATGCTTATCCTGATCAAAAATTCCAGGGAACGATCAGCTCTTTCTCTCCGGCAACAGGTTCTGCATTCGCATTGCTTCCTCCGGACAATGCCAGTGGAAACTTCGTGAAAGTAGTTCAGAGACTTCCGGTGAAGATTACGTTTGATAATCTTAATGAAGATATTATGAAGAAACTACGCGTTGGGATGAATGTTCAAACAACGGTTTCATTAAAATAA
- a CDS encoding TolC family protein — protein MNQFLTAIILVGTFGFFSAQEKRTISLEEAVKLGIENSKNLKIDRAQIEESTANLLAAKNKQLPELTVSGSYLYLPLEPHVDLKIQGMAGGGPKVSNVLYGSANVSVPIYSGGRIKYGIKSAEYLVEASKLNAENDKNAIAYNISQAYNNLFKANEVVKLLKENLTSSQKRDQSFIKLENNGVIARNDRLKAQLQTSNIELQLMEAENNYSIANINMDLLLGLPDNTEIEVDSNYIGEDDLTKPDDYYLNLARENRNDLKALDYQRKAAALGSKSAKAENLPSIAFTGGYVAADVPKLLTIYNAVNVGVGLQYNLSNIWKKNSSYIQSKAREQELAANNDLLNDNVTLEVRRDYQNDLYAHKKIDVYQRALEQAEENYRITLNKYNAGLETITNLLDADTAKITANVNVVTSKADAALAHKKLLQTTGTITNN, from the coding sequence ATGAATCAATTTTTAACAGCAATTATTCTTGTCGGAACTTTCGGTTTCTTTTCTGCTCAGGAAAAACGAACCATTAGTCTGGAAGAAGCTGTTAAATTAGGGATCGAGAACAGCAAAAATCTAAAAATAGACCGCGCTCAGATCGAAGAATCTACAGCCAACCTTTTGGCAGCGAAGAACAAACAATTACCGGAACTGACGGTTTCTGGCAGTTATTTGTATTTACCACTAGAACCACACGTGGACCTGAAGATCCAGGGAATGGCTGGCGGCGGACCAAAAGTGAGCAACGTGCTTTATGGTTCTGCTAATGTCTCAGTGCCGATCTATTCTGGTGGAAGGATCAAATACGGGATCAAATCTGCAGAATATCTCGTTGAAGCTTCAAAACTGAATGCTGAAAATGATAAGAATGCCATTGCCTACAACATTTCTCAAGCCTACAACAATTTGTTCAAAGCTAATGAGGTTGTAAAACTTCTGAAAGAAAATCTGACCTCATCTCAAAAGAGAGATCAATCTTTCATCAAGTTGGAAAATAACGGCGTGATCGCAAGAAATGACCGTTTGAAAGCACAACTTCAAACTTCGAATATCGAATTGCAATTGATGGAAGCCGAGAACAATTACAGCATCGCCAACATCAATATGGATCTGCTATTAGGACTTCCTGACAACACAGAGATCGAAGTGGATTCCAATTACATCGGAGAAGATGACCTTACGAAACCGGATGATTATTATTTGAACTTGGCTAGAGAAAACAGAAATGATCTGAAAGCTTTGGACTATCAAAGAAAAGCAGCAGCGCTTGGAAGCAAATCTGCAAAAGCGGAAAATCTTCCTTCGATTGCTTTCACAGGTGGTTACGTAGCGGCAGATGTTCCGAAACTTTTGACGATTTACAATGCTGTAAATGTTGGCGTTGGATTGCAATATAATCTTTCCAACATCTGGAAAAAGAATTCCAGTTACATCCAGTCGAAAGCTAGAGAACAGGAATTGGCAGCGAACAATGATTTGCTTAATGACAACGTGACCTTGGAAGTGCGACGTGATTATCAAAATGACCTCTACGCCCACAAGAAGATCGATGTCTATCAAAGAGCGTTGGAGCAGGCGGAGGAAAATTACAGAATTACACTTAACAAGTACAACGCAGGATTGGAAACCATCACCAACCTTCTAGATGCTGACACAGCAAAGATCACGGCTAACGTCAACGTGGTCACGTCAAAAGCAGACGCAGCATTGGCTCACAAAAAATTATTACAAACTACAGGAACAATTACTAATAATTGA
- a CDS encoding TetR family transcriptional regulator, which translates to MPTKEEHIMMAAEKLFAANGYNGTSVRDIAAKAKVNVSMISYYFGSKENLMEELFKWRMEEGLNFAKNIVENTDLTEIEKIDAFVDNFVNRVQKFRDFYLLIHTQQVISQNKNIQNFLRASKINYIEINQKIVEIGLEKGIFTKRPSFHLLQCTISGTIFNAMHGIKMYKEYLKKNNADFDEKLYESQYFQEAAAHVKTVVRALIGYQEN; encoded by the coding sequence ATGCCAACAAAAGAAGAACATATCATGATGGCCGCGGAAAAACTCTTCGCTGCCAACGGTTATAATGGAACTTCTGTGCGAGATATTGCTGCCAAAGCGAAAGTGAATGTCTCAATGATCTCTTACTATTTCGGGTCCAAAGAAAACCTGATGGAGGAGCTTTTTAAATGGAGAATGGAAGAAGGCCTCAACTTCGCCAAGAATATCGTAGAAAACACTGACCTTACAGAAATCGAAAAGATTGACGCTTTTGTCGATAATTTTGTGAATCGTGTGCAAAAATTTCGGGATTTTTATTTGTTGATCCACACACAGCAGGTCATCAGCCAAAACAAAAATATTCAGAATTTCCTAAGAGCTTCGAAGATCAATTATATAGAAATTAATCAGAAAATCGTAGAAATAGGATTGGAGAAAGGCATTTTCACCAAGAGACCATCTTTCCATCTGTTGCAATGCACGATTTCCGGAACTATCTTCAATGCGATGCACGGCATCAAAATGTACAAGGAATATCTGAAAAAGAACAACGCAGATTTTGACGAAAAACTTTACGAAAGCCAATACTTTCAGGAAGCTGCTGCTCACGTGAAAACGGTTGTGAGAGCACTCATCGGTTATCAAGAAAATTAA
- a CDS encoding DUF1772 domain-containing protein — MKKAILFTSVALASGILFANVFNSIVISDAARSDIPNSIVAAREYFKTVNPGDFFKIFSPVTQVFTLLSLILFWKTGKSVRLFLGIALVCSILGDILAFTYFHPRNDLMYLSQPILDTETLKTISSEWSYMNWVRSFILLVGVIFSFLAVDKIYSLKRNSDL, encoded by the coding sequence ATGAAAAAAGCAATCCTCTTCACTTCCGTTGCATTGGCGAGTGGTATTTTGTTCGCAAATGTTTTTAATTCAATAGTCATTTCTGATGCTGCCAGAAGTGATATTCCAAATTCCATCGTAGCGGCGAGGGAATATTTCAAAACCGTAAATCCCGGCGACTTCTTCAAGATATTTTCGCCAGTTACCCAAGTTTTTACTTTATTATCTTTGATTTTATTTTGGAAGACAGGAAAGTCTGTGCGATTGTTTCTTGGAATTGCTTTGGTGTGTTCAATTTTGGGCGATATTTTGGCATTTACTTATTTCCATCCTCGGAATGATCTGATGTATCTTTCCCAACCGATTCTCGATACAGAAACTCTCAAAACCATCTCATCGGAATGGAGTTATATGAATTGGGTACGGTCTTTCATACTTCTCGTTGGTGTTATTTTCTCATTTCTTGCTGTTGATAAAATCTATTCTCTCAAGCGAAACTCAGATCTTTAA
- a CDS encoding SDR family oxidoreductase, translating to MSRNDLNGKVVLIAGGAKNLGGLLSRNFAAKGAKVAVHYNSDSTKVDAEKTLADITNAGGEAFIFQADLTKVENISKLFEATKQKFGGIDIAINTVGMVLKKPFLETTEADYDTMFDINSKVAYFFIQEAGKHLNENGKINTIVTSLLAAYTGLYSTYAGAKAPVEHFTRMASKEFGERGISVSAVAPGPMDTPFFYGQEAPEAVAYHKSASALGGLTDIKDIAPLVEFLVTDGWWITGQTIFANGGYTTR from the coding sequence ATGTCAAGAAACGATTTAAACGGAAAAGTAGTATTGATTGCAGGTGGCGCAAAAAATTTAGGCGGACTACTGAGCCGTAATTTTGCAGCTAAAGGAGCAAAAGTTGCTGTACACTACAACAGCGACAGCACAAAAGTAGATGCCGAAAAAACATTGGCAGATATTACCAACGCCGGTGGTGAGGCCTTTATCTTCCAAGCAGATTTGACCAAAGTTGAAAATATTTCTAAACTTTTCGAAGCTACAAAACAAAAATTCGGCGGCATCGATATCGCCATCAACACGGTTGGAATGGTCCTGAAAAAACCTTTTTTGGAAACCACGGAAGCAGATTATGACACGATGTTCGACATCAATTCAAAAGTCGCATATTTTTTCATCCAGGAAGCGGGGAAACATTTGAACGAAAATGGAAAGATCAACACCATCGTTACTTCATTATTAGCGGCCTACACAGGTTTGTACTCTACATACGCTGGAGCAAAAGCGCCAGTTGAGCATTTCACGAGAATGGCTTCAAAAGAATTTGGCGAAAGAGGAATTTCAGTTTCGGCAGTGGCACCAGGACCGATGGATACGCCATTTTTCTACGGACAAGAAGCGCCGGAAGCAGTTGCGTATCACAAGTCGGCTTCAGCTTTGGGCGGATTGACAGATATCAAAGACATTGCGCCTTTGGTAGAGTTTTTGGTAACGGACGGATGGTGGATCACCGGACAAACTATTTTTGCAAACGGCGGTTACACCACGAGATAA
- a CDS encoding helix-turn-helix domain-containing protein produces the protein MKETKKRSEEITNQYLKFLDQHIEDVSNGDVPEFLELNQIASKLNISHSHLSDIVQESTGHHPCHFYDLKIIDKAKFLLTETDLSIAEIAKKLTYDPSNFGKFFKKFTGKTAGEFRKEQLKSF, from the coding sequence ATGAAGGAAACTAAAAAACGCAGTGAGGAAATCACAAACCAGTATTTAAAATTTTTAGATCAACATATAGAAGATGTTTCTAACGGTGATGTTCCAGAGTTTTTGGAACTCAATCAGATAGCTTCAAAATTGAATATTTCCCACTCACATCTTTCTGATATTGTACAAGAATCCACAGGTCATCATCCCTGCCATTTCTATGACCTGAAAATAATTGATAAAGCTAAATTCCTCTTGACAGAAACCGATTTGTCTATAGCAGAAATTGCAAAAAAACTCACTTATGATCCTTCCAATTTTGGAAAATTCTTCAAAAAATTTACAGGCAAAACAGCTGGGGAATTTCGCAAAGAACAATTAAAATCATTCTAA